ATATTGCCGTACAGATTTACTATCTTTCTTCTTCCTTGTTTATAAAGGTGTTCAAGTGCAAGTGTATAACCATCATACTGATTCATATAAACAGAATGTATAGTATCGGAATCCAGTCTCTGCCATGTGACAACAGGGCCGTATTTGGCATATTGTTCAAGAACAGACCAGTCATTCAGCCTTATAAGCAGCAGCACTGCATCTATCTGTTTTCTTCTCAGCATCTCAAAAGCTTGTATTTCTTTATTTTTATCATTTAGAGTCATAAACAGACTTATATTGTATCCTTCTTTTTGGGCAGCCATAGTAAAGTGGCTGAGCAGAAGATTCATGGAATCGTTAAAATAAGGAGCAACAATTCCCAGAAAACCGGTACGTCCTGTTTTTAATGATACAGCATTTCTATTCGGCACATAATCCAGCTGTTCCATGATTTTTTCTATTGTCAGTCTGGTTTTTTCGTTAACATAACCGCTTTGGTTTATTACTCTGGAGACTGTGGAAGCTGATACGCCGGCAAGTCTGGCAATATCTTTTATATTGGCCATTACTCCTCCTTTCATTTATAGACATGATTTATATTATTTTATCATACTTTTGAAAAAAATATGCAGAAGCATATGGAAGATAACAGATTCAATAAAATATTATTTTTTAATTTAATAATTTAGTATGATGAAAGAAATACATTATTTTTTTTATAAAAAAAAACAAAAAATATATAAAAAATGAAATTGTAAAAGAACATAATACTGCTAAGGGTAAGTATTTTAAAGATTTTTCGGCAGATAGAATTTTTTTATAAAAAATAAACTTGTAAGTAATATTGTCAGCAATAGCAGTAGATAGATAAATGTTAAGTGTTATAGAGGATATAAAAGATGTCATTGCAAAACTTTTTC
This is a stretch of genomic DNA from Sebaldella sp. S0638. It encodes these proteins:
- a CDS encoding LacI family DNA-binding transcriptional regulator, translated to MANIKDIARLAGVSASTVSRVINQSGYVNEKTRLTIEKIMEQLDYVPNRNAVSLKTGRTGFLGIVAPYFNDSMNLLLSHFTMAAQKEGYNISLFMTLNDKNKEIQAFEMLRRKQIDAVLLLIRLNDWSVLEQYAKYGPVVTWQRLDSDTIHSVYMNQYDGYTLALEHLYKQGRRKIVNLYGNMESLNTGSRMKAYEDFCTKYNIDYNENFHGLSTVKDGENMAKWWLDQKEKPDAFATLTDSVAAGLFTKAKEYGLDIPEDFSVVGFDDIEISRLLKLTTIHYPIDLQAKNAFIIIDNILNNKNTPLFPLSFYLVERKST